AACACATTTTTTTCACAGGATGCTTGCGCAGGCAAAGACACAACTGTAAACCAGAAAAGTTACCTGCTGTGGCTCGTAGGATGTAACAACCAGAAATGGCagaaggaaaagaaagaaaatgaggTTAGGGCTTTTAGTGAGAGAAGAATACTTAGGAGAATACAATAACATGTAAGGGATAATAAGGTGATCTACTTGGTCAAACCAAAATAGCTTTAAAGCTACAAAGCCATAAGTTGGGAATATCCTACTCACGCCTTTTGGTTTATTTTGGATGGTCTTGGCTTAAAAGCACTTGTGGTGTCTGCCAAAcacaaaaataagccaaaaagtgcttttaagctgGTTTGACCAGCTTTTAAGCCAATTCAAACACCCTCATACTCACTgtttaggtcatatttaatgaaACTGGCTTTTAAAGTCAACTTGGATCAATGGCCTTCACGGCTTCACCATAAAAGAATAACAAAATGTTCATCCGGAAATGTAACTCTAACAACCAAGGTCCTGAATAGATTAACGATATTGCAACTAATTATTACCACAAACGACTATGCACAGACCTGACTGAACAATTCCTAAGATATTCTAAGCCGTTGACAAGTTTCAATAAGCTTTAGCCTTTGTAAACCAACTGTTAATGAAAGACATTCAACATTCATCTTTGATCTATAAGAAAGAACAGAACCTAATATTTATGTCTACCAAGTATCACTAACACATGTTAAAAAGAATCAACCACATGAGTATTATGCTGCAACAAAAGCAATTATTAAATGATTTAACAGCTGACAGTTAATAAACCATAAGTTATCAAACCATATAAACTAGAGATAGAAAATCCATCCTTTTCTGCCAATAgaagtccccccccccccccccaaacatgAATCTATTCAAAATGTGAAGTTGACCACATCATTCAAGGACCGAGAATCTGAAGTAATGAAACAGGATGATAACCTTTTTTTGAGAATGGTAAGAAGAAACAGGATGATAACTGATAACATGAACAACCTAAAAGATCTCATACAACATCGTTGACACCCACAAATACATATAACCGGAAGTCAAGAGAATGAGACACAAAAGGGCATGAGAAATGGATTAAATCTGATACGTGTTTTTTTTCTTACCTCGAGCTTTCAGATCTCTCTCTCTTCGAATCCCTAATGTATTTTTTGTGCTCAGCTGTTCCTTCTAATTGATCTCACTTTCAAAGGTGAATTTGAATTAAGTGGATGGAGATGACTCATCAATGCTACCACAGTTGATTGattataaattatttaaaatcaCACAAAGCATAAGGGAAGTAGATGCATTTACTTCTGAGGTATATCAGATTCCTGTCAAGCTCATAGGATTAAAAGAATGTGCACTTGGGATATCAGATGCCTGTATTTCCAACAGAAAGAGATGGGATCTCAAATTCTATAGAAATCACTAGTCTTAGCTCCAGGACAGATATATTTAGAATGAAATATTTCGGTGCAAGTATTATTTATTGTTCAATTTCTTTAATATTCTGAAGGTAGGAGAGCATTTGGATAAAGATAACATCCAAGAATAATTAGTACAGTATGAGGCGTCAAATGTAGATGTCACTTACTATGGAGTGCTGACTTCCAAATTCTTCTCTTGACACAATGGAGGCATTCCATTCCTTCAGCTTGTCCAACACGGAAGGGCTCCTCTGTTCCGGTACATGTATCCTCAGCCTCATGGGAGCCCGTTTAATGGGGTAGTGCTTTTGAAGCTCCCGGATGACCTCTAGTGCCTGCAGAAGTTAATAAACAATTTGCAGGATATTAAACCTAAACAACTAAAATAACGAGTTTGAAATCCTAGCAAGAATAAGTATAGCTGTTACCTGTTTCTTTGAGCTGCTATTTGGATCAACAGCAAAATGGATTTCATGCATCAGCCGCTCAATCATGCTAATTGTATATGGACGCTGAGTTTCAGGATTGATTGTCTTCTGCATAACTATAGTAGCAATATCCCTGAACTGACTTGAAAACTGTGATTCCCTCTCCTTTCCTGCAACTTGCAGCTCTCCTTTGTCCAAAATCTACAACATAGGAAACATTTTCTACATATATAACCATCGAATCTTTCTCAGCTATCCCCAAGCGAAAAACAAAGAGTTCAAGAGGGGTGGAGAGTAGGGTGAAATATGAAATGCTATTTAGTGGCACTTATTTAAGCAGCTCACGTTACTAGATATGCTCAAACAACTTAATGGATAATCCATAACTGCTTGAGTGATGTATCTAATGTAATGTGTAAGAACAGTTTAAATGATTAAACCATAGGAAGGGCCCTTTCTATATCCGACAAATCACAAGGAGCGGCGGAGCTACCCTTGTCCAAGGGGAGTCAATTGACCCCTTTGCTGGAAATTACAGCCTAGATAGGTCCAAAGATTTTTTATTGATACATGCTAtatgttgaatccccttggcttatttacttctttatattttgactctcCTTAGTGAAAgttacttctttatattttgactctcCTTAGTGAAAgttctggctccgccactggtCGCAAGTTCTGAAGTTTGTGACATACCAATCAGTTTACATGAATAAATACTTTCAGTGTTCTAGGGAAAATAAGCATGCTATTTAGTGCAAGTTATTTAAGCAATTTACATGTTAGGCATGATTAAACCCACTACCTTCATTATATGTTAGGAAACAAAAGATGGAAAAATACAAACCTCCAGGCAGATTTTGGACTGATCATCAGTTCCAAAAGCAGCAATCAAATCTTTAGACTTAGCAAGTACACCCTTTGACACATTTGAGTATACAGTTTGTGACTGCAACACTTCATCCAAGTCTTTCTCTCTACACCACAAATAAACTTCCAATTTCAAACTAATAATTCTATTTTGTTTCTAAACATACAAACTTTAATTACAAGGTCAtaaaaagaaagaggaaaaaagaaAACTTACACGCCAGAACGCCACGAGAGGACTTTATTCTTATAACAGGCGATTTCGAACCGGTTACCGTGCTTCTTGAGACGCACAACGGCGACATTCGTAAGTCGCTTTTGGCCTATCGGCTGTACCAGTGTTTTCGACATCTCTATCGTATTTGCTTCTATTTCGTCTGTGCTTCTGGTAAGTTCGTCGAGGCTTTGTTTCGGAAAAGGGCAAAAACGGCCGCGGAAAGGAGAAGAGTTTTCTTTCAAGTTAATCCCCCAATTTGCACATATTCATGTAGGTGTCATTGCACAATTAGTAACTAATTAGAGATGTCTTCCCTCTTTAGTCActacttaaaatatatttactctTTAGTCAATACTTAATAAATCTTTATCCGTCTGGACGAAAACACTCTTATGCTATACATAGGTGTTGTGTAAAATATTAAGGGCATGGGGTGTCctttaacttcatgaatgttgtataaatattaaggacaaggTGTCCTGTATTTGTACCTTcagttgttaaactttaggatatcatatccttaacttcatatgtgtaatGTAATGTTAAgtacatggtgtccttaacttcatgtgtgcagtgaaaatgttaaggacataatgtctttaacttgtatttgcaccttctcttgttaaactttaggacctcgtatcattaacttcatatgtgcagtgtaaatgttaagaatatggtgtccttaatttcatgtgtgcagtgtaaatattaaggacatagtgtccttaactttatgagtgttatgtaaatattaaggacatggtgtccttaactcatgaatgttgtgtaaatattaaggacaaagtgtcatgtatttgcaccttccgttgttaaactttaggacatcatgtccttaacttcatatgtgcagtgtaaatgttaaggacatggcgtcattaacttcatgtgtgcagtgtaaatgttaaggatgtcatgtccttaatatttacacagcactcatGAATAAAGGGTAACAAcgtcttttcgtattaattttaatagagtagtggctatttttgctcaacattaaaaATATTGGATAAAAACTAAATATCATGTTAAAAAATGGCTATCCCACGCCATTTCTACTATTCATGTACTAGTTACGTTTGGCATGTGGTGCATCCGGGCccaattattaaatttaaaattttcttgtTATAGACAAATTAGTCAATGTACAAGTTTAAATTTTACCCAAAATCATTTTTCTTGCATAATGTGTTATTGCATTCTTGCCAAAAAATATATTCTCAGCTATTCGGTCATTATtagtgtagacaataaatttgcgtcaaaAAAATAATCGAGACCAAAAACTATTGCAACAAttatagtattttatttcaaataatttgagCATTACAATCTATATGATTCCTCTcgttcttctttccaatagtaaataaattcaagggcctttgagcttgatcttgaatctatatttgttgtCACGAACGATGATTTTGAATTCAACTAgtacgaactttgatttgaacttgtACTCCTTGAACTTTG
This region of Nicotiana tomentosiformis chromosome 4, ASM39032v3, whole genome shotgun sequence genomic DNA includes:
- the LOC104116351 gene encoding uncharacterized protein yields the protein MSKTLVQPIGQKRLTNVAVVRLKKHGNRFEIACYKNKVLSWRSGVEKDLDEVLQSQTVYSNVSKGVLAKSKDLIAAFGTDDQSKICLEILDKGELQVAGKERESQFSSQFRDIATIVMQKTINPETQRPYTISMIERLMHEIHFAVDPNSSSKKQALEVIRELQKHYPIKRAPMRLRIHVPEQRSPSVLDKLKEWNASIVSREEFGSQHSIICEIEPSLFRDCDALIRNLQGRLEILAVNVHVEGDTFVDQYDDHEDEPSSLRKDSTGSVLQLSEKMQKQTISSESGNSRGEEKLNKPAKTGSSEGEVKLNKCTTCNTVVGDSKEYREHFKSDWHKHNLRRKTRQLPPLTVEECMADLELGDSKADLKEYSF